From a single Hymenobacter sp. YIM 151500-1 genomic region:
- a CDS encoding NifU family protein: MNTPVSIYAEASPNPESMKFVLNTQLLSDGVSVDYPNLEAAANSPLAQELFNFDYVGRVFIAQNFVTITKTTDHQWAQLIPELRTFLKSYVEAGGPIFTVDPAAEQRAAQQAAAATGDASEADQQTSQKIIDLLDNYVRPAVEQDGGNITFRSYKEGIVTVNLQGSCSGCPSATVTLKSGIENLLKRMVPEVKEVVAEGVLQ; encoded by the coding sequence ATGAATACGCCCGTTTCCATTTACGCCGAGGCTTCGCCCAATCCTGAGTCCATGAAGTTTGTGCTGAACACCCAGCTGCTGAGCGACGGGGTGAGCGTGGACTATCCTAATCTGGAAGCCGCGGCCAACTCGCCACTGGCCCAGGAGTTGTTCAATTTCGATTACGTGGGCCGGGTGTTCATCGCCCAGAACTTCGTCACTATCACCAAAACCACCGACCACCAGTGGGCCCAGCTGATTCCGGAGCTGCGCACCTTCCTGAAGTCGTACGTGGAAGCTGGCGGCCCCATCTTCACCGTGGACCCCGCTGCCGAGCAGCGGGCCGCCCAGCAAGCCGCTGCCGCCACCGGCGACGCCTCCGAGGCCGATCAGCAAACCAGCCAGAAAATCATCGACCTGCTCGACAACTACGTGCGCCCGGCCGTGGAGCAAGACGGTGGTAACATCACCTTCCGCTCCTACAAAGAAGGCATCGTGACCGTAAATCTGCAAGGCTCCTGCTCCGGCTGCCCCTCGGCTACGGTTACACTGAAGTCGGGCATCGAAAACCTGCTCAAGCGCATGGTGCCTGAAGTGAAAGAAGTGGTAGCCGAAGGCGTGCTCCAGTAA
- a CDS encoding RNA polymerase sigma factor — protein sequence MRYYPYALSICLRYLHERDAALEAVNDGFMKVFRELPRFDAARFPDVAGSLRGWLRRIMVRTAIDQFRATHRHAFHTDLDSAEAHLAADPGLTPVDQFSFEELLRLIGQLPPAYRAVFNLYAIDGYTHEEIAKQLGISVGASKSNLFKARAQLRALLTQYQHHAHTGYVR from the coding sequence GTGCGGTATTACCCCTACGCGCTCAGCATCTGCCTGCGCTACCTGCACGAGCGGGATGCTGCTCTGGAAGCCGTAAACGACGGCTTCATGAAGGTTTTCCGGGAGCTGCCCCGCTTCGACGCCGCCCGCTTCCCGGATGTGGCCGGCTCGCTGCGCGGATGGCTGCGGCGCATCATGGTGCGCACGGCCATCGACCAGTTTCGAGCCACGCACCGCCACGCCTTCCACACCGACCTCGACAGCGCCGAAGCTCACCTCGCCGCCGACCCTGGCCTTACCCCCGTGGACCAGTTCTCGTTTGAGGAGCTGCTGCGGCTGATTGGGCAGCTGCCGCCGGCTTACCGGGCGGTGTTCAACCTCTACGCCATCGACGGCTACACCCACGAGGAAATAGCCAAGCAGCTGGGCATTTCGGTGGGTGCCTCCAAGTCCAACTTATTCAAGGCCCGCGCGCAGCTGCGGGCGTTGCTTACTCAGTACCAACACCATGCACACACCGGATATGTCAGATGA